In Deltaproteobacteria bacterium, the genomic stretch CGGGCTCAGTACTTCGACCAATCCACGGTCGACGCCACACCGCGTTTCCATTTCTATGGTCAAAACCTGGAACAACTCTCTATTATGTTTGGCTTCGCCTTCGAACCGATCAAAGGGCTCTCCATCGGGCTGGCCCTTGCTCCTTTGGTCAACAGCGAACTCCTGCTCAACACCGACGTTCCCATCTACTCCGGTGAGCGTGAGCTGAGCGGGCGCTTTGCTTGGAACCTCGTTCCCAACGCAACCTGGTACGCTGGCATACACTACAACCCTGTAGAGGAATTTCACCTGGCCTTAAGCTACCGAACTCGGATGTTCCATAAGCTCGATGCTGACGCGGATATCATCGTTGCACTCTTTGGTGCTGATTTCGCATTTGAAGAACTGCTGCTTCAATCTTACTCGTGGTACTCACCTCAGCAAATTGCACTTGGAGCTTCCTTTGAACCCATCGACGATCTTTTGATTGGCTTCGATGTTACTTGGTACCAATGGTCAGCATCACCAGGACCTTATGTGAGTGCGGCTTTCCAAAACACCGAGGAACCAGGTACCCAAGACATCAATGGGGTGGAAGACGTAGAAAGCCCGTCGATTGCCGATAGCGTCGATTTACCGCCCATTCCCGAAATGGGCTTCCGAGATATCTTCGTACCCCGCATCGGTATCGAATGGGTTTTACTGAATAAATCCGTAGCCTTGCGCTGTGGTTACCGTTTCCAAGCAACTCCCGTTCCCCAACCCGACGGGCGCACCAACCTGCTGGACTCCAATACTCACTTTTTCTCAATGGGGGCTGGCTACACTTGGTTTCCAAGCTGGCAAGATAGAGGTCCCACCGAGGCTTACTCATCGCAAAATCCGTTTTCAATCAGCACCGATGTGTACGCAACCACTGGGCTATTAACGGAGCGCGAAATTGATAAAAGCGGCACTCAAGAAGTTTTGAATGATTACACCTTCGGTGGTGTTGTCTACGATGTCGGCCTCATGATAACTGCTCGGTTCTAAAATCTACTCACGAGGTTATTGATGCATCTCGATAAAATCATTCTTGCCGTTATTGTTCTTACTACCACTGCCTGTGCGCCATTTTGGCAGGTTAACCGAATTGAAGACAAAGTTGACCGTCTCATCGCCAGTACCAACCGCTCGACCCTAAGTGAAATCTTTGGTGAGCAATCTGAAAATGTGATGCGAAAAATGGAAAGCCTCTCTGAAGAGGAACGTTACAAGCTCGACCAACTGCTCTCCGAATATGAAAAGGGCTCTGGTAGCCTGGAAGAAATCGTTTCAGTCATGGGCGGCGGGGAACGTGAAGTTGCCAGCGCTCGCGGTATCTGGATTCGCAACGAATATGGCGAAAAAATGAAAGCCATTTCTCGCAGCACCAAGCTCAAAGGATGCCGGCGGATTTCAGAAGACGACCTTCCCGAGTCTATCAGCGGCAAGAAGTCACTCCTGAAATACAACTGGGGCAAAGGCACGCTTAAGGGCGAGACTATCCTTTTCCCATGGGATTTAACGATTTCTTCATTCACGAAGGAAATTGTCGAGAATACAGCCAAACGTACTGCAGAAGAATTTATCAAAATGGGTGGGGACAAGAAGTTCAAGCGACCTATTCAAATTCAAATCACGACAAGTGCTCAAGACGGCAGTGTTAAAATCAGCCACGACGGTGATGATAACGAAATCTTCGTAACGTCGGATAAGAAGCCAAGCGAACCAGCAGGCGACGCTCCTAAGTAAGTTAGATGAGGGAGGGTTTCACGCCCTCCCTTTCTTTCTGCTCGCTCATCGCGCAACTCTGCGCTGCAGCCCATTCCCGGGCGCCATCGATTCTAAAAATTGTAAGCTTAGGAATTAATCGGCAGCGACCGCTTTAGTCTGTGAACGTGTGGTTCGCGGCGCTGTACCTTTGTTGCGTCTCTTGGAGCGGTACATTGCTTTATCGGCTTTATTAAAAAGCTCATCGGAGAGCTGCCCGTCCATAGGCCACGTTGCTCCCCCCATACTAAGTCGAAGTGGGGTTATGCGACCAACGTTGGCTTTGCGAAGGTTATCCCAAATTCGGTCAACCACGAGTCGGCGACCCAGCGTATCGGTATCTGGCAATACAAGAACAAACTCATCACCGCCGATTCTACAGCAGACATCTTGCTGTCGAAGTTCCGCGGTGAGAAAATTTCCTATCCACTTCAGGCTTCTATCACCCTCAGCATGCCCGAGTTCGTCGTTGATAACTTTCAAATCATCAAGATCGATCATCACGACTGAACAATGCCCATTGGGCTTTCGCTTCACACGGTGGAGTTCTTCTGCAAAACGCAGTTCAAGGTATCGTCGATTACGTAATCCGGTTAGGGGATCTCGGTAGGCCATGTCTCGAAAGCAACGAAGCTCATCGAGTTCTTCTTGCATATGGGCAATACGGGCGAGTAGAGCCTGAGTATCCGTTGAGGATTGGTCAGAGTCCAAATCATTGTCTTTGGGGTTCATACCCATGCTTTCCTCCAAGGATTCCATGTTTTCCATTGGAATCATCGATCACCGCCACTTCGCCCCGGTCGGAGTTTTACGGGACTGGCGGGGAATCGACAAGTAGAAAAGCTCGGCTCGTAAGGATTTTCCCTAGACTCGGCTTACTGAACGCCGGCCGGCCATACGGGTTCTGGAGGTGGAGCAGCTGGTCTTGCGAGGGCAAAACCTTGACCATAATGACAGCCAGCATCGATGACCGCATGTAATTCCCCTGCAGTTTCAATACCTTCCGCCACTACCTTGGCTCCCATATCAACACAAAGGTTCACAATGGCCGTCACCAAGCGGTAAAGCCGTGTGCCCTTTGTTAAGCCTTCGATGAGTCCGCGATCAAGCTTCACCACGTCAGGTCTTAGGTCGGAGATATATTTCAAGTTGGAGTAACCTGAGCCCAAATCGTCCACCGCCAGCTTCACACCGCGGCTTCGAATCTCTTTCAAGATGCTGTGACACATCTCGTTGTATTTGAGAGGAACCGACTCGGTAATCTCCAAATAAATCTGGTGACCATGAAAGAAGATCGGATCATCGGATTGCATAAGCCATCCATCACCGAATTCATCAGGGTGAACGTTCAAAAATAACGGTGTTTCCGTGCATTGCTTGGTGGCAAGACCCCGAAGAACCCGCCCCAATTCACCAGCTCGGCCGCACTCCACGGCCACATCGAATAGCTCTGGTGGGCCGGAAAAATGCGAGCTCGTCGTACGTGCCAGCGACTCATAAGCAAAAAGAGAGCGATCACGGAGGTCTACGAGAGGCTGGAAAACCACCTGTAGCTCATTATTCGCTATAACCTGATCCAATTGATCGAATCGATCCACAACTCTTCCCCCGCGCTGAATGATTCCCAGAACTTGTCCCAAAAAATAGACAGAGGCCCTGTGCTATTAATCGTACTGAATCACGGGGTTCATGTACAGCGCCCCCCTAATTGCAGGCAAAAGAGATGGAAAATCAGTACGAAAACGGCCAACCGGGCGAAATTATGGAAGAACTCCAAAACTTGATGTACCGGGTGCAGCTAGATGACGGTCCTCAGGTTAAAGCACACCTCTCAAGCCTCTTAAAAAAGGTCACGGTGCGCCTATTACCAGGAGAACGGGTGCTCGTCGATGTGTCAGCTTTTGATACCTCGAGAGCTAAAATCACGAAAAGATTACCCAAAGTACTACCTGTTTAAATTGTTCGGACATCTGCCCCGCCCGGTTCCAACCCACTTCTTTCAAATCAAAAAAAAACCGGCTGATACTCGAGAGTACCAGCCGGTCTTTAGGATTTAGCTATCAAGCTACCGAACTCTTATGGAGAGTAGGGATCGCCAATTGGCAATGAGCTTGGGTCCATGTGGGCACTGATGATGGCCACAAGGTCAATCAACTCAACAAGCTGATTAAGCTCAAGACCAACATTCGCTGTATTCCAGCCGTTACCTTCTGGCTCAACGCAAGCTACGCCTTCGCAGAAATCAGAACGGTTCAACATACGGTTGGCACGGTCTAGAAGCTGCTCTGCTGCGCCTTCTCCTTCATAACGGCGAGCGCCGTAAGTGTTGCGGCTTACCGGATCGGTAAACTCAACCACTTCACCAGGAGCTAGGGTTGGCTCTCGTCCAGTTCCCTTGACCCAGATTTCCGACTGATAGCGGAACATGGAATCAAAGTTACGGTGGAAGCGAGCCTGGCCAAGAACCTGCCAGTAAAGCTGCACAGTAAACGTTGCCATTGGATCAATCAGACTTGTGTGAACGTCAGTTAGGTCACCCGTATAATCCGGGAACCGAACTTCGCCATTTTCAATGTACGGTCCAACACGGCTCCAGTCAGCACTCATCATAGAACGGTTAAGTTCCATGAGTTGTGGACGGAAGCTATTGGCCATACCGATTGCCCACTCACGAACATCTTCAGGCGTTGCACGTCCAACAAAGTTTGTATCTGAGTTTGTCAGTGCTTCTACTGCCATGATCTTATCAAGGTAGAAACCTACGTGGTGATAACACTCATACCAGTTGTAACCACACTCGCGGTCATTGTCATTTCCGTACGACCATGCAGTTTCGTAGTAACGACCATTTTCAAGAGTGGTCGTAAACTGAGGAGAACCGTCGGTCCACTCACCTAGAATTTGATTTCCTTCAAAGTCTTCGTTCACGCCGAACTGCTGAATGCTAGGCATCAACATGGTTTGAACAAGGTGGTTGAATGCGTTGTGAACACCCATGGTTTGTGCACCGTAACCAAACTTCTGGTCGGTGTAGAAGTTCTCTAGAATTTCTGGCTCGTAGTACTTCGGCAGCAATTCTTTGTAGAGACCGTAAACATCGTGCCACTTCTTCACACGCATGTAGTTACGCGCAAGCTTGCGAGGCACATAGTTCCAGTAGAAATAACGGCTGCTGATTTTACCACGTGGGAAGTTGCTCGTGATGTACCAAGTGTTGGCATCATCCAGAATACCCGAGAGACGCTCGTAAGAGTCAGCGCCGTAGTCACGGGTTAGGCAGCTATCACCGAGGTTATATCGGCTGTGTGAACAGTAGATATAAGGAACACGTGCACGGCCTGCAGAGTCAGCAGAGAAGTCTTCGTTCAAAGAACTTACGGGTACCCAAGCACGGTTGTTTGCGTCCCAGAGGTCCTGTCCCATTCTGTTATAAAATTCAGTGTAATGCGTAACAACTGGACCAGAAGTGTACCATTGCATTGGCTCACCGCTGTCATTAAACCAGCTTGAAAGAAGGCCAACGTCAGCCTCTCCGGTGTTGTTGTAAACCTGAACAAGGTCACCATAACCAAACATCATAGTGGCTTCGTCATACTTACCAAGACCTGTACCATCGATGGTATATCGACCCGCGTAATCCATTACCGAGCTGTATGCGTAGTTGTAGATTTTGCCGTCTACTTCTTCCTGAGTAATAGGGTCAGCGTTGTTACCGTTACGGTCGGCAAAACGAGGACCAACGGTGCCATCAGCGGTACGAAGTTCCCAGTACTTGTCGAAGTAGTTCAACGAGTCATCAGAAGCACCAAAGTTGTGCATCATACCCAGTGAGTGTCCAACTTCGTGTGCAAGAACGGCGGTAAAGATACGGCCACGAACATCATCATAAATCTGCTCAGGTGTAAGACCTGCGTTCTTGTACTCACGTGCAAGACCCATGAGCGCATCATCAGCAGTTGCGCGGGTGTACATGTTATTTTGCTCAGCGAATACATCAAATGCTTCGTCAAGCTCAGCACGAAGACCATTGCGAAGTGGGCTGGCAAGATCCAGAACTTCTTCGTAAGTCTTAACACCGCTGCTTAAGTGAACCGCCCACATGTCATTAACAAGTGGAGAGACCATCAAGCTCTCAAGCGATGACCCACGAAGAGATGCTAAGCGAGCCTTGGTTACGCCGTCTTTCTTACGAATCAAACCGCGCTGCTCAAAATCACCAAGCTGAGTTTGGATCCAGCTCTTGAAGCCATGCTTGTTTTGGTGGTCAACGTCTTCTTCAGTAATCGCATGGCGTCGGCCATTCCAGTAAGTGTTGCTCTCAGAGTCAGTAAACTTCGCTACCATCTGCTCAGCATCTTTGAGGCTTGCGCTGTAGCGGCTTGCACCGTGACTCATGTAAGGACGTTGCTCGCCATCAGGGCCAGTCTGAATTTCGTTGGCGTTTGCGTTGAAGCTGTTGCGCCACTCCGTAAGATCCATACCGTTAACGAAAGTCGTTGGATCCAAATCGCCATTGAGCAAAAGAATCATCTGCGTGGTATCCCAAGCAGCTGTATCGTTGTGGTGATAAACATAACCCATACCGCTGTAGATTTCGCCAGTTTCAGGGTCAGTGTTTGATGGTCCGAGGCCCAACAATCCGTAAGTCATATAATCAGGAACATACGCCATGAATGAGTAACGAATGTCGCCCATGCGAGGACGTGTACCGGCTTCGCCGCACTCTGCGTGATCGCCTTCAACAACCGGGTTGTTTGGACAGAATACGAACATACGACCACCTGCTGGTGGGCGCGCTTGAAGCTCACTCACAACATTTGAGAACACGCGGTTCCAATCGTCGGCAACAGCTTGCGCAGTATTATTCAGAACCGGATCTTCTTCAGCACTCGGCCAATCTGGGTTCACGTGGTAAACGATAGGCTTGGCCAAACGCTGATTGTAAGGCTTCACAGTGCCGTCTGCATTGTAAGGATCAACCCAGATATTGTGACGGTTGATGAAGCGCTTCTTATTTTGCTCGCGGATGCCGTCATGGTCATCGTAAGTCATGCGAACGGTATCGAAGTAACCAAATAGCTCAGTCTCAGCACCTTTATAAGCACGTGGCTCATACTGATGAGTCGGGTCAACCTTCATGAAGCTGTTACGAATGGTGTATTCGCCAGGTCCGCACTCTTGGAACTGTGAATCGAAGAACCAGCACTTTGGAATGTGTCCGTAGCCTGGGAGGTACTCGAGTTCTGCAGAAGCAAAAATCTTGTTGGTGATATCGAAGTACTGAAGCTGACCATTTTCGTCGCGGTCAAATACTGGTGCGTCGTTGTTCTGTGCACAGCCTTCTTCGTAACCGCCGCCCAGTGCCCTGCGAGCGATGATTTTCTGGATGCATTCTGCATCGCCTGGTGAACAGTCAGAGTTTTCGTAGATGCCTTCGCCTTCAACATTGTCATCGTTTGGATCTTCACAGTCCTGAACGAAGTAAGGAACCGGCTCCTGCCCCCAAGTGTTAAAGCCAACTTCCATCATCTTGGCCATGTTACGCGACCAATCTACCTTCATGTAGTCACGCTCGTACCAAGGACGAACCATATCAGGACGTAAAACGTTGCCCTGCTCGCCTGTTGCCATGTTGTAATTTCGAACGATATCAAAGTGGCTGCTGATGCGGTAAGCGGCAACAATTTCACCTTGGTACTCTTCGCCATTGGATTCTGCGCGCTCAAGATCATCGGCGCCTTCAATCAGCTCCGTTTGACGACGGGCGTAAAGCCACTGCTCTTGAACATCCCACTTCAATTTCTGAAGGGTCCAAGCGCCGTCACCCACAAAGGTATAACCGTCTGCGGCTGGTACTTCTACAACAGTTTGGCCCATGAGCCATTGACCGTTGGTAAAATCTGCCTTGTTCACATAGCCCGGCTGGACTGTGTTGATGAGACCTTTTTCTGCGCCACAACCTACCAGTGTTGCCACTGCGAGGCTGAGACCCAAAAGGGTTCTCAAAGTTGTCTTGAAACTACGCATAGGAGTTATCCTTTGTTTGCCTTTAGAGCTGTTAAAGCAATTCATCCATCAACTTGGCTGCGTTGACAGAGAGATTTAGAAAAATCGAAGTATCTTTGGGTCGCAATGGAGCGACGTAACTACCGGTGTAGTGAGGCGCCTTTTGGTACCAGGCGAGACCCGTTGAAACGCTCAAGTATGGAACCTGAGGAATCTTCATGGATGCAACAAGCGAGTAGCTTAGGAATGCACGCCAACGGGTGTCGTTTCCGGTTAGCTGAACAATATTCTCGCTGATACCGCCTTCAAACTCGCCATCGTTCTGCACACCAGCGGCTTCCTCAATCAGTGTATTTTCGAAGCTAAATGAGCCTGAAAGGGAAAGCCAATCGGTCGCGGTGTAGCTTGCGGAAAGGCCGTTGCTAAACCCAACAAGAGCACCTGTTACGTAATTATAATCAACAGGCACAGTCTCAGGCAGCGGCGTTTCACTGATTCGCGGCGCAACCACTCGGTAGCCCGAGCGTTCATCTTGGTCATCCATGCCATAAAGCGACTTGGTACCATCGTGAGAAATACCAAAGCTGTAAGTCAGCGAAACGCCGCCCAGCTCATCAAACTTACGGGTCGCCGACACACCTGCGTTCACACCGTAAAGACCACCCATTTCGCGGGTGTATGTATTGGTCGGTAGGCTTAAAGAAGCACGACCACGAATAGACACATCGTAGATATTGTAAAGTTCGCCCAGGCTTAAGGCGACACTTAGATTGCTTGCGATACATCGTGCAACATCATCACCACCTGCGGCTGAGCCTGGTGTTGTAAATTCACATGTGAAACCAAGGTTACCAGAGAGCGAATACTGCTTGTTCAAAACCCAGCTTGGCTTGAGCTTAATGGAAGTCTTAACGGTTTCGTTCCAGTCTTCATTCAAAGCAGGAATCAAAGTTGCTAAATCTGTATTCAAGCCCCAAGAAATGCTTGAGCCCGCCCAAGGGAGTGATTCCTTAGAACCTTCACCGTCCTTGAGTTTTTTTGAAATACCAGCAGTCTCGGCAATTTTTTTAGAATCTTTGCTGCCTCTAAGTGCCTTAAAAATACCATTGCCCTCCGCAATCTTCCTAACCGTTTTGCTCGGCTTCTTTGGCTCAGCCTCGGCTTCGGCGGTTGCATCAGCTGGCTTGGCAAGAGGCACGACGATGGCTGGAGCTGGTTCTGCTGGGGCTTCGGGAACGACTTCAACCGCCGGGGCTGGTTCTGCAGGTGCCTCTGGCGTCGCTTCTTTGGGGGTCGCAGCTTCTGCTTTTTCAAGCTCTGCCTGCGCCGCCTCAGCGTTTTCTTTTACTTCGTCTTTTTTCTTTTTCTCGGCTTCAGCGTCTTCTTTGGCTTTAGCTTTCTTCTTCTCGTCGTCTGTTGCTTCAGCGTCTTTATCTGCCGCTTTTTTATCGTCTGCTTTGGTATCGGAAGCCTCAGGAGTGTCAGGCTGAGACTCTGCCTTTGTTTCTTCCTCTTGTAAGGCCCACAGAGATGGCGCAGTGAATACAACTGCTCCAAAACACATCGCCACAATCAAGGCTCTCATCATCAAGGCTCCTTTTCTTGGGAAGAAACGGGAAGAAGTTCCGCCGAAAACCCCCAAGGTAAAACACGTGAATTGGGTCACCAAGACGGTCCGATCCACGCATTAGGCGGGCAAGCAGTAGCACGCAGAAGACTAAATAGTCTAGCGAATGGCACCAGAGCCCGGCTCGAATGCGGGAAAACGGGTAAGAAGAGCCTAAACAAGGAGGAATTAAGACTTCCCGAGACTGTTTTATTCCACCAACGTGAAAAAGTTCGTTATTTCGAACCATTAATTGATCGTTAAAATGTATCGCAGAAGGCCCCCGCTGGACCTGGAAGCGCCTTAATCTTACACTTAACCAAGAAGTGAGATGACTCCGGCGAAAGAGCGTGTCAGCGATGACTACATGGGACAGTAAAAGACGAGAACAACGGCATCCCTACGATTCAGAGGTAAAACTTTCACTGGCTCGCAAAACCCTCGATGCGACGACCCTCGACGTGAGCTTTCGCGGCTTTTATATCAAAATCGCGCCTCCGCCGCCCCTTCGAAGTTTCGTCCAAGTAAAGTTCCAATTACCGGAAGATTTCGGTGAGCTGGAACTCTCTGGAATGATTGTTCACCGGGTGGAGGGTGACACCGATGAGGGCAAACCACCTGGGATTGGTGTCCAGCTTTATGGCAACGCCGATGAGGTAGTCCAAAACTGGAATAAATTTGTTCAGTACCTAAGCGGCAAAGATACCGCCGTGCCCGAGAGCGAGAACGACGCCCAAGTACTCTCCATGGGCATCGATCCCGAAATCAATGATGTTATTTCCGTAGAATTTGGTTCCGTAAATGATCTTTTCACGATGTACGCCTGCGACATTCCGGCCGGTCGAATGTTTGTGCCCACTGACCATAATCTCGCCATTGGCGACCATGTTTTGCTCGATATCTCGCTGCGCGGTGAAAGTATGGTCTTTCACGCTCACGCCCAGGTCATCAGCCAAAGTCGACAACCCGGTAATTTTGGGGTTGAAGTGGCTTTAATCAGCTTTGACACCCTGACGCTTCGGAACTTCTGGGAATTTATCTGTGATCAGACGCCCTCAGAGTACCCAGCCCTCACCCTCTAAATACCCAAAAACAACGCAAGATAGCCTCAACCCTGTGACAGCCGGGACGTGTCGTGCTAGCACGCGTCTATGCTTAACTCCCCTAGACTCCATCTCGCCTCTTGGCGCGGTCATGCCATCGAAGGCGTTCACCCTGTGCACGCAGTACTTTGCGAAGCCGATGGTACCGTTGTCCAACAAGTTGGTTTCGACGTTGAAACCACTTGGCGTAGCTCTGCTAAGCCTTTCCAGCTCGAAGCAACTCTTGGACTTGTTCCAGAAGCCAAACAAAAGAAGCTCACAGACAGAGCTTTGGCTGTTGCCGCTGCCAGTCACAACGCTGAGCAAATTCACCTGCGTGCAGTGCGCTCTATCTTCAAGCTCTTTGAACTTGAGGAAGACCAGCTGCGATGCGGCGCACACAACCCGATGGGCTCTGCCGCAAACAACACCCTGATCCGAGCTCGAAAAAAGCCAGCTCAGATTCACAACAACTGCTCTGGTAAACACGCCATGATGTTGGCTGCTGCCTCGTGCAACGAGCAAGAACTTGAGACATATCTCGAGCCAGGACAGCTTGTTCAAAAAGCTATATTCGATGTTGTATCCGAGCGTACCGGTCTCGAAATAGAAGACACCGTTGTCGACGGTTGTGGAGCTCCATGTTTCGTCCTCCCGCTCTCAGCGATGGCACGAGCGTGGGCACAGCTTGGAGAGGCCACTCAAGACGAAGAATCTAGCGTTTTAGGACGAATTGGGCGCGCCATGGCCGCTCATCCCGATCTTGTAAGCGGGTCAGACCGCCTGGATGTCGCTTTACCTACCGAGGCCCAAGAGCCCGTGATCACCAAAATTGGGGCAGCCGGACTACTCTGTGGAACCCTCCCAGAGCGTAAATTGGGTTTCGCGATGAAAATTGGCACCGGCGACGGCGGTTTAAGGGGAGACGGGGCACGAGCGTGCTTGCATCGCTGGTTCCCTGAAATTTTCGAAGAAGCTCCCTCAGAAAGCCCAGTCTTGAATGTTGTTGGTGAACCTGTAGGCCGTGTTGAGCCCATCTGGGAGATGCCAAAACCCAAAAAACCCTGGAAAAAGCGGCGGCGTAGGGGTTGAAAGCCTTCTGTCGAAGGGCTAGACGTTCACATCCCAAGGGATAAATAAGAAGTCCCGTTTTGACGCGAGAAAGCGTCTTCTAAGGAGTTGTGTCATGGAAAAGTCCACGTTCAAAACTAAAATTGGTCTGGCTGAAATGCTCAAGGGCGGCGTCATTATGGACGTTGTAAATGCTGAGCAAGCTCGTATCGCTGAAGATGCTGGTGCATCTGCGGTAATGGCTCTGGAACGCGTACCGGCTCAAATCCGTAAAGACGGCGGCGTTGCTCGCGCTTCAGATCCAGCGATGATCAAGTCGATTCAAGATACAGTAAGTATCCCAGTCATGGCCAAATGCCGCATCGGCCACATCGCCGAAGCGCAAATCCTTGAAGCACTCAACGTAGACTTCATCGACGAGAGCGAAGTACTCACACCTGCTGACGAAGAGTTTCACCTCTACAAGCACGATTTCAAAGTACCCTTCGTATGCGGCTCTACCAATCTCGGTGAAGCGCTTCGACGCATTGGTGAAGGTGCCGCTATGATGCGTACCAAAGGCGAAGCTGGAACAGGCAACATTGTTGAAGCCGTTCGTCACCTCCGCACGCTTCGCACACACATTCGCAAATTGACAACCATGAGCGACGACGAGCTAATGACCGAAGCCAAAAACCTCGGTGCTCCATTCGACCTCGTTCAGTTTGTATCTAAAGAAGGTCGCCTCCCAGTGCCAAACTTCGCAGCTGGCGGCGTAGCAACACCTGCTGATGCAGCTCTTTGCATGCTCCTCGGTGCCGAATCTGTATTTGTGGGCAGCGGAATCTTCCTCTCCGAAGATCCTGCTCGCCGCGCTAAGGCAGTGGTAGAAGCCGTAACCTATTACAAAGAGCCTAAGAAGCTTGCTGAAATCAGCGAAGGTCTTGGCCAAGCCATGGGCGGTCTCGAAATTGGTAAAATTGCCAAGGAAGACCAATTCGCTCACCGCGGCTGGTAATTAAAACGATGCCAACCATCGGGGTACTCGGACTTCAGGGCGGCTACGACGCCCATATTCAGATGCTTGAGGCCCTTGGCCACAAGACTCTTCAAGTTCGTAACCCCGATGATTTTGCCTCGCTCTCAGGCCTGGTTCTCCCAGGCGGTGAAAGCACGACGCAGCTCAAGCTCATCCACCGTTTCAATTTAAAGCTCAACCTCGATGCGTTCATCGCATCCGGCAAACCCGTATTCGCAACCTGCGCAGGAATGATTCTTTGCGCAGCTCATGTTACCCACCCGGAGCAAGATAGCTTTGGATATGTGGATATCGATGTGGAGCGAAATGGATGGGGCCGGCAACTTGATAGCTTCGAAGCAAAAGCTGACGGCACAGATCTTGAACTTTGCTTTATCAGAGCGCCGCGCATCATCCGTGTTGGTTCCGGAGTAGAAGTGGTCGCCACATTCAAGGGCGAGCCGGTTATGGTTCGACAAGGAAACGTAACTGCCGCAACTTTTCATCCCGAGCTTACTGATGACAGCCGTGTACACGCGGCCATCTTTGGAAGTGCGACCGGCGAAGTGATTGAACTCTTTAAAAATCCAAAGTCCAAATCAGCCTAATTCCTACAGAATCTGTCCATTTCAAACACTGCCAGTAATCATCCCTCGCTCGCTACGACCAGATCCGTTACGATTTTCTTATGAGAACCGTTCAAGGCACCATCCATGCAAAGGCTTAATACCGCTTTGCGAATCACCCTGGGCACTGTTTACCTCATGGTCACGATTCCGTCTTTTTTTACAATCTTAGTACTCACCATCTGGTCTCGTCGACGTCGCATCTATCTCACGAACCGAATGG encodes the following:
- a CDS encoding asparaginase, whose product is MLNSPRLHLASWRGHAIEGVHPVHAVLCEADGTVVQQVGFDVETTWRSSAKPFQLEATLGLVPEAKQKKLTDRALAVAAASHNAEQIHLRAVRSIFKLFELEEDQLRCGAHNPMGSAANNTLIRARKKPAQIHNNCSGKHAMMLAAASCNEQELETYLEPGQLVQKAIFDVVSERTGLEIEDTVVDGCGAPCFVLPLSAMARAWAQLGEATQDEESSVLGRIGRAMAAHPDLVSGSDRLDVALPTEAQEPVITKIGAAGLLCGTLPERKLGFAMKIGTGDGGLRGDGARACLHRWFPEIFEEAPSESPVLNVVGEPVGRVEPIWEMPKPKKPWKKRRRRG
- a CDS encoding GGDEF domain-containing protein, whose translation is MIPMENMESLEESMGMNPKDNDLDSDQSSTDTQALLARIAHMQEELDELRCFRDMAYRDPLTGLRNRRYLELRFAEELHRVKRKPNGHCSVVMIDLDDLKVINDELGHAEGDRSLKWIGNFLTAELRQQDVCCRIGGDEFVLVLPDTDTLGRRLVVDRIWDNLRKANVGRITPLRLSMGGATWPMDGQLSDELFNKADKAMYRSKRRNKGTAPRTTRSQTKAVAAD
- the infA gene encoding translation initiation factor IF-1; amino-acid sequence: MENQYENGQPGEIMEELQNLMYRVQLDDGPQVKAHLSSLLKKVTVRLLPGERVLVDVSAFDTSRAKITKRLPKVLPV
- a CDS encoding EAL domain-containing protein, producing MVFQPLVDLRDRSLFAYESLARTTSSHFSGPPELFDVAVECGRAGELGRVLRGLATKQCTETPLFLNVHPDEFGDGWLMQSDDPIFFHGHQIYLEITESVPLKYNEMCHSILKEIRSRGVKLAVDDLGSGYSNLKYISDLRPDVVKLDRGLIEGLTKGTRLYRLVTAIVNLCVDMGAKVVAEGIETAGELHAVIDAGCHYGQGFALARPAAPPPEPVWPAGVQ
- the pdxS gene encoding pyridoxal 5'-phosphate synthase lyase subunit PdxS, with amino-acid sequence MEKSTFKTKIGLAEMLKGGVIMDVVNAEQARIAEDAGASAVMALERVPAQIRKDGGVARASDPAMIKSIQDTVSIPVMAKCRIGHIAEAQILEALNVDFIDESEVLTPADEEFHLYKHDFKVPFVCGSTNLGEALRRIGEGAAMMRTKGEAGTGNIVEAVRHLRTLRTHIRKLTTMSDDELMTEAKNLGAPFDLVQFVSKEGRLPVPNFAAGGVATPADAALCMLLGAESVFVGSGIFLSEDPARRAKAVVEAVTYYKEPKKLAEISEGLGQAMGGLEIGKIAKEDQFAHRGW
- the pdxT gene encoding pyridoxal 5'-phosphate synthase glutaminase subunit PdxT, which produces MPTIGVLGLQGGYDAHIQMLEALGHKTLQVRNPDDFASLSGLVLPGGESTTQLKLIHRFNLKLNLDAFIASGKPVFATCAGMILCAAHVTHPEQDSFGYVDIDVERNGWGRQLDSFEAKADGTDLELCFIRAPRIIRVGSGVEVVATFKGEPVMVRQGNVTAATFHPELTDDSRVHAAIFGSATGEVIELFKNPKSKSA